A genomic segment from Luteolibacter ambystomatis encodes:
- a CDS encoding beta strand repeat-containing protein yields MKPRLIPLLAVITFCSNTLAADVSWDISTASGITGGAGSWNNLATTWTTDSGATNFAWSNTTNAADTTLFSGTAGTVTLANPINAAALKSTITGYTVAGSFLGFGANPGVVDTSALTAAGVTTISTSLGGTAGLTIAGNGDLTANGGGSSGLVTLSGINTDLSGGISITSGLVNTNTPAAFGSYSFAAGSGNTLTLSNGAGLVTATTAANILYPLGNNIVFSGATNATLRSYGTRFLVLNGQISGTTGFNVTDGGTLQLTNAANSFDGPVSILNGALNARSLGNVGVGMSSLGAPTTAAHGTITIGSTTLTAGLIYSGSGETTDRVLNFAGTTGPVSLTQSGYGQLVFSSTPTFTGSGAKTLTLTGSTVGRGEFAGAIVDNGGATSVTKTGTGRWTLSGNNTYTGATTVSAGTLSLTGSNTSSISVAAGATLTGSGSTTGTVTLASGSNLLIGNGFINSNGITPTAVNLIARAQSVTMGANTIDVMGYGSGGAPAVQDFNAASYRGGIVADDNVNLKLTLSFTASARTWNGTSTTWDLGTTPAWLEGDTAFYSGDAVTFPDIAGDTVVTLGATVAPSSIAVTNNNAANYTISGSGSITGTTALTKSGGGSLTLSTSNTYTGATTVSNGLLSAAATNAFGTGTVTLSGGNLGLVGNTAITIPNTITGSGGVAVTGTAQSTLSGDLSGFAGTIDINTTGAGKLALTPAGAGALPSSAVVNVNAATTCFLNGTGNYANTFYLLGASNTENLGALRVDAGTIVSGSVVLGANSSVGAVSGSGEISGIISEVGGARSLTKQGAGTIVLSGANSYSGNTTITSGTLSLANASAVPSTGSLTFSSGTAVGVLGTLNIGSYSPQFTGLTVSYNPNSTSAAASAVLAGPGTLAIQGSSDFSVINNSSVTPGATAWQVLLDASNLRNLVYNAPSNKVAIGGNGNARSGNLTMGTNSTFTASSFELQNGMPGNNTAKTSTINLGVNTTINANTLIVLASNNKDSATLQFRSGLVKPTVTIRGTNGTDRAAWNVGTAFTGTGTALVDLTTGVTGGSQLDALVGTLQIGQKTAGANVANSNFLMGGGTLDATSINLGNLTINGGTLNATLSITGGTVKVGTLTMGTQTAGTLNSTLNLNGGAILAAQTVQNGTGTATRNLNWNDGTITTFDSATDLTIGSPIKLAATGTHTFNIPTGRTATVNGVVGEAAAGGAITKTGDGKVVLSNTNTYTGDTLVNGGTLSLGAASLADTADVKITNAATLELTHAAIDTIDELYIDGVQQSTGIWGSLASTAPHKTDRITGTGLLRVTTGVATDPYADWVITSNLTTGVNDAKNQDPDQDGLSNFYEYALDGNPLSGTRSGKVVAKVATLTINATPQKVLTLTLPVRGTPSFSGQTDLTSTATEGVIYHIQSSADLTDWTSIPVQEVPSGQQGSLQTSLALPPITAGMTYRSFYVPGSDPTLTPKLFMRAKVEESP; encoded by the coding sequence TCCCCCTTCTTGCCGTTATTACGTTCTGCTCGAATACCCTCGCCGCCGATGTCTCCTGGGACATCAGCACGGCCTCCGGGATCACCGGAGGAGCAGGCTCCTGGAACAACCTCGCCACCACCTGGACGACCGACAGTGGAGCCACCAACTTCGCTTGGAGCAACACGACCAATGCCGCGGACACCACCCTCTTCAGCGGCACCGCAGGCACGGTGACACTGGCCAATCCGATCAACGCCGCAGCGCTCAAGAGCACCATCACCGGCTACACCGTCGCAGGTTCCTTCCTCGGATTCGGCGCGAATCCGGGCGTGGTGGACACCAGCGCCCTGACCGCTGCGGGTGTCACCACGATCTCCACCTCCCTTGGCGGCACCGCCGGTCTCACCATCGCAGGCAATGGCGACCTCACCGCGAATGGCGGTGGCAGCAGCGGCCTTGTCACTCTTTCCGGCATCAATACGGATCTCTCCGGCGGCATTTCCATCACCTCCGGACTGGTGAATACCAACACTCCTGCCGCCTTCGGCAGCTACTCGTTCGCGGCCGGCAGTGGCAACACCCTCACGCTTTCCAACGGAGCCGGCCTCGTCACCGCCACCACCGCCGCCAACATCCTCTACCCGCTCGGAAACAACATCGTCTTCTCCGGCGCCACCAATGCCACGCTGCGCAGCTACGGCACCCGCTTCCTGGTGCTGAACGGCCAGATCTCCGGCACCACCGGCTTCAATGTCACCGATGGCGGCACGCTCCAGCTCACCAATGCCGCCAACAGCTTCGATGGACCGGTTTCGATTCTCAACGGCGCGTTGAACGCCCGCTCCCTCGGCAATGTCGGCGTGGGCATGAGTTCGCTCGGTGCCCCCACCACCGCGGCCCATGGCACGATCACCATCGGTTCCACCACCCTGACCGCCGGACTGATCTACAGCGGCAGCGGCGAGACCACCGACCGCGTGCTGAACTTCGCAGGTACTACAGGCCCCGTATCTCTCACCCAGTCCGGCTACGGCCAGCTCGTCTTCTCCAGCACCCCCACCTTCACCGGATCGGGGGCGAAGACCCTCACCCTCACCGGTTCCACCGTCGGCCGCGGCGAGTTCGCCGGAGCGATCGTGGACAACGGCGGAGCCACTTCCGTGACGAAGACCGGCACCGGTCGCTGGACCCTCTCCGGAAACAATACCTACACCGGTGCCACCACTGTCAGCGCCGGCACCCTGTCCCTCACCGGCAGCAACACTTCCTCCATCAGCGTCGCCGCCGGTGCCACCCTGACCGGCTCCGGCAGCACCACCGGCACCGTCACGCTCGCCAGCGGCTCGAATCTGCTGATCGGCAATGGTTTCATCAATAGCAACGGCATCACACCCACGGCCGTGAACCTCATCGCACGCGCGCAGTCGGTGACGATGGGTGCCAATACGATCGATGTGATGGGTTACGGCTCCGGCGGAGCACCCGCCGTACAGGACTTCAATGCCGCCTCCTATCGCGGAGGCATTGTGGCGGATGACAACGTGAACCTGAAACTCACGCTTTCCTTCACCGCCTCGGCGCGGACATGGAATGGCACGAGCACCACCTGGGACCTCGGCACCACTCCGGCATGGCTCGAAGGCGATACCGCCTTCTATTCCGGTGATGCGGTGACGTTCCCGGACATCGCCGGAGACACCGTTGTCACGCTGGGAGCTACGGTCGCGCCCTCGTCCATCGCGGTGACAAACAACAATGCCGCCAACTATACCATCTCCGGCAGCGGTTCCATCACCGGCACCACCGCGCTGACGAAAAGTGGCGGCGGCTCACTGACCCTCTCCACCTCGAACACCTACACTGGTGCCACGACTGTCAGCAACGGCCTGCTCTCCGCCGCCGCGACCAATGCCTTCGGCACCGGTACCGTCACGCTCAGCGGCGGCAATCTGGGACTGGTCGGCAATACGGCGATCACGATCCCCAATACCATCACCGGCTCCGGTGGGGTCGCGGTCACCGGCACCGCCCAATCCACCTTGAGCGGAGATCTCAGCGGCTTCGCGGGCACCATCGACATCAACACCACCGGCGCGGGCAAGCTTGCGCTGACCCCGGCGGGAGCGGGTGCCCTGCCATCCTCCGCGGTCGTCAACGTGAACGCGGCGACGACCTGCTTCCTCAATGGCACCGGAAACTACGCGAACACCTTCTATCTTCTCGGAGCCTCCAATACCGAGAACCTTGGCGCGCTGCGTGTGGATGCGGGCACCATCGTCTCGGGCAGCGTGGTGCTCGGCGCGAACTCCAGCGTCGGTGCGGTTTCCGGCAGCGGGGAAATCAGCGGCATCATCAGTGAAGTGGGCGGCGCCCGCTCGCTGACGAAGCAGGGCGCGGGAACGATCGTCCTCTCCGGCGCGAACAGCTACAGCGGCAACACCACCATCACCTCCGGCACGCTCTCGCTGGCCAATGCCAGTGCCGTGCCGTCCACCGGCTCGCTCACCTTCAGCTCCGGCACGGCGGTCGGCGTGCTCGGCACCCTGAACATCGGCAGCTATTCCCCGCAGTTCACCGGATTGACGGTCAGCTACAATCCCAACAGTACTTCCGCCGCCGCCAGCGCCGTCCTCGCCGGTCCCGGCACCCTTGCCATCCAAGGGTCATCGGACTTCAGCGTCATCAACAATTCGTCTGTCACTCCGGGAGCGACCGCCTGGCAGGTGCTGCTCGACGCCAGCAATCTCCGCAACCTGGTTTACAACGCACCGTCCAACAAGGTCGCCATCGGGGGCAATGGCAATGCCCGCAGCGGCAATCTCACGATGGGCACCAACAGCACCTTCACCGCCTCAAGCTTCGAATTGCAGAACGGGATGCCGGGCAACAACACGGCGAAAACCAGCACCATCAACCTCGGCGTGAACACCACGATCAACGCCAACACGTTGATCGTTCTTGCCAGCAACAACAAGGACAGCGCCACCCTGCAGTTCCGCAGCGGTCTTGTGAAACCCACCGTCACCATCCGCGGCACCAATGGCACGGACCGGGCCGCTTGGAATGTCGGAACGGCATTCACCGGTACTGGCACCGCTCTGGTGGACCTCACCACCGGAGTCACCGGGGGCAGCCAGCTCGATGCACTGGTGGGTACCCTTCAGATTGGCCAGAAAACCGCTGGCGCGAACGTGGCCAACTCCAATTTTCTGATGGGCGGCGGCACGCTGGATGCCACCTCCATCAACCTCGGCAACCTCACCATCAATGGGGGAACCTTGAATGCCACGCTCTCGATCACGGGAGGGACCGTGAAGGTGGGCACGCTCACCATGGGCACTCAGACCGCCGGCACGCTGAACTCCACACTCAATCTGAATGGAGGTGCCATCCTGGCCGCCCAGACCGTTCAAAACGGAACCGGAACCGCCACCCGCAATCTCAACTGGAACGACGGCACCATCACCACCTTCGACTCCGCCACCGATCTCACCATCGGCAGTCCGATCAAGCTCGCCGCCACCGGCACCCACACTTTCAACATCCCTACCGGCCGCACGGCGACGGTCAACGGAGTGGTCGGCGAAGCCGCCGCAGGAGGTGCGATCACCAAAACCGGAGATGGCAAGGTGGTGCTGTCCAACACCAACACCTATACAGGTGATACCTTGGTCAATGGCGGCACACTCTCGCTCGGAGCCGCCTCCCTGGCGGACACGGCCGATGTGAAAATCACCAATGCCGCGACTCTCGAACTCACCCATGCCGCCATCGATACGATCGATGAACTCTACATCGACGGCGTCCAGCAATCGACCGGCATCTGGGGTTCGCTCGCTTCCACCGCCCCGCACAAGACGGACCGCATCACCGGCACGGGACTGCTGCGGGTCACCACCGGTGTCGCCACCGATCCGTATGCGGACTGGGTCATCACCAGCAACCTGACCACCGGTGTCAATGATGCGAAGAACCAGGATCCCGACCAGGACGGCCTCAGCAACTTCTACGAGTATGCCTTGGACGGCAATCCACTCTCGGGTACCCGCAGTGGCAAGGTGGTCGCCAAGGTCGCCACCCTCACCATCAACGCGACTCCCCAGAAGGTGCTCACACTGACCCTGCCGGTGAGAGGCACTCCGTCCTTCAGCGGCCAAACGGACCTGACATCCACTGCTACGGAAGGTGTGATCTATCACATCCAGAGCAGCGCCGATCTCACGGACTGGACCTCGATTCCGGTACAGGAAGTTCCATCCGGCCAGCAAGGTTCCCTCCAGACCAGTCTGGCATTGCCTCCGATCACCGCGGGGATGACGTATCGCTCCTTCTACGTCCCAGGTTCGGACCCGACCCTGACGCCCAAGCTGTTCATGCGTGCCAAAGTCGAGGAATCCCCCTGA
- a CDS encoding ABC transporter ATP-binding protein: MSAPVLEIDHVVKRFDSFTAVDGVCLDVRAGEVVGLLGVNGAGKTTLMNMVLGLITPTSGTIRAFGMDLSKHRMEILRRANFCTTYAALPGNVSVRNNLLIFAGLYGVKKPKQKVAELLELLEITKLADKPTGQLSAGESTRVNLAKALLNDPELLLLDEPTASLDPDIADKVRKLVRHVQKERAPAILYTSHNMRDIEEVCDRILFLHQGKILASGTADEITRHFKEDDLENVFIKIARSGDVETVGSGC, encoded by the coding sequence GTGTCCGCGCCCGTCCTTGAAATCGACCATGTGGTGAAACGCTTCGACAGCTTCACGGCCGTAGATGGCGTGTGCCTGGACGTCCGTGCCGGGGAAGTGGTGGGATTGCTCGGCGTGAACGGCGCGGGCAAGACCACGCTCATGAATATGGTGCTGGGCCTCATCACCCCCACCTCTGGCACCATCCGCGCCTTTGGCATGGATCTGTCGAAGCACCGCATGGAGATCCTGCGGCGCGCGAACTTCTGCACCACCTACGCCGCCCTCCCCGGGAACGTCAGCGTGCGCAACAATCTGCTGATCTTCGCCGGGCTCTACGGCGTGAAGAAGCCGAAGCAGAAAGTCGCTGAACTACTGGAACTACTGGAGATCACCAAACTCGCGGACAAACCCACCGGCCAGCTCTCCGCCGGAGAATCCACCCGCGTGAACCTTGCCAAAGCCCTGCTCAACGATCCCGAGCTGCTGCTGCTGGACGAACCCACCGCCTCGCTCGATCCGGACATCGCGGACAAAGTGCGCAAGCTGGTCCGGCACGTACAAAAGGAGCGGGCTCCCGCGATCCTCTACACCTCTCATAACATGCGGGACATCGAGGAAGTCTGCGACCGCATCCTTTTTCTCCATCAGGGCAAAATTCTCGCCAGCGGCACCGCGGACGAGATCACCCGCCACTTCAAGGAGGACGACCTTGAGAATGTCTTCATCAAGATCGCCCGCTCCGGAGATGTGGAGACGGTGGGATCGGGATGCTGA
- a CDS encoding beta strand repeat-containing protein, translated as MKSKILPLFVVACFSPTLLADTISWTGTTTGDWTTPANWSNNTAPAAGNAYAATGTGKTVNSPATGNVTFAGDSLAVANGSALKLITTNGGGTLVSTFTIPNLTLDGATVSPASSLGSVTQTLANQLALANAVTVEMNDAGGFTNGLTFNNGYVGSGSLTIKRGGTTGSSRNVVIGGTNSTAAYSGAVSVTGNSSGKTVAVTINPGTGWGGGNLTIGQWSSVTLGADTTGTGGVTVAANGTLQIGNAAGTGSLAKDILNNGSVAFNRTGTLVHGGIISGTGSVSLNGTGSIVLTGANTHTGGTTLNSGMLVLGGADAIGSTGNLTLKGGTLQFSPSNKTDYSSRIHIADTSGSGASVTLDTTSRSVVFANPLTIDATGTVTLTKTGIGTLTLEGANTYTGATTVNAGTLKLNGSLASPITVASGATLTGGGSTTGSLTLSSGSSLLVGNSHITASGVSAAAVTLLPDAASVVPGTNLFTVVGYNGAGTPMVSEFSTAGFRNGFIADDAGNFAILFQFDAAARTWGGVTGTWDLGGSASWTGGDNLFFNGDTATFGDITADNLVTLTGTLAPAAVTIANNTTFGYTFSGTGSIAGNTALSKTGPGPLVVSTSNTYTGGTTLNGGTTTATAANALGTGPVTITSGTIALDGGTLPNTISGTGDILATGTSQGTLSGNLSGLTGTATVSTTAGGKLAITGATVAPTTLPVTLSSGATLYAANGATIAGTISVTGTGNTEGLGAIRLDTGATASGAITLNNDSTIGSNSGTGTISGAIGEAGGARALTKVGSGTVMLSGANTFTGIMNLSGGTLLLGASNTLATVSKLNFTTTGSTLDIGSTSPTFPILTANSVGTSSVTHNVKGTGTLTVNGASDLLIQNPGSSSLGTTLTMDMSGLANLVYNRSSNSVIITGTGNNRPVTATLANNTTITAANFHIQNDSSGNNTAHTATVNLGNTTTLNVNNLNLLNNASSRDNATLRFRSGGVNPTLVIRAADGTGRANIKVGASSTVTNSGVQTGAVDLLTGVSGTSKLDALVGTLSIGDGRNTSASTYSFIMGSGTLDATALIVGNKNGVAGTPNANFSVTGGTVKATTVTLGVVASGGTGVNSTLTLNGSSVLAAQTIATGTGAGTRTFSWNSGTITTLDASTDLTVSSALKLAATGNHVFDIGTGRTGTVSGIISEAAAGGVLTKAGAGTLVLSGVNTYTGDTLVTGGTLTLSNAFLADTADVKLSNGAVLNLNHAATDTVDELYIDGVQQAPGTWGSLTSSATHKTARITGTGLLQVTTGASASSYSTWAATNAGGQPADGDFDSDGVKNGVEYFFGATPGFTANPATVNGTITWPKDATAAATPIVETSADLITWTPVTFTDNGTSIQYTIPTGDPKRFVRLRVTVP; from the coding sequence ATGAAATCCAAGATCCTCCCGCTTTTCGTCGTCGCTTGTTTCTCACCCACCCTCCTTGCCGATACCATCTCCTGGACCGGCACCACCACGGGTGATTGGACCACTCCGGCCAACTGGAGCAACAATACGGCGCCCGCCGCAGGCAACGCCTACGCGGCGACCGGCACCGGCAAGACCGTCAACTCCCCCGCCACCGGCAACGTCACCTTCGCCGGTGACTCGCTCGCGGTTGCCAACGGCTCCGCGCTGAAACTGATCACCACCAACGGTGGCGGCACGCTTGTCTCCACCTTCACCATTCCCAACCTGACGCTCGATGGCGCGACGGTCTCCCCGGCCAGTTCTCTCGGCTCGGTGACCCAGACGCTGGCCAATCAGCTGGCACTGGCCAATGCCGTGACTGTCGAGATGAACGATGCAGGCGGCTTCACCAACGGCCTCACGTTCAACAATGGTTATGTGGGCTCCGGTTCGCTCACCATCAAGCGCGGCGGCACCACCGGCAGCAGCCGCAATGTCGTCATCGGCGGCACGAATTCCACCGCCGCCTACAGCGGTGCCGTGAGTGTCACGGGCAATTCCAGTGGCAAGACCGTCGCCGTGACCATCAACCCGGGCACCGGCTGGGGCGGAGGCAATCTCACCATCGGACAATGGTCGTCCGTCACCCTCGGTGCGGACACCACCGGTACCGGCGGTGTCACGGTCGCGGCGAACGGCACGCTCCAGATCGGCAATGCCGCGGGGACGGGATCGCTGGCAAAGGACATTCTCAACAACGGCTCGGTCGCTTTCAACCGCACCGGAACCCTCGTCCACGGCGGCATCATCTCCGGCACCGGTTCCGTCAGCCTGAATGGTACGGGTTCCATCGTACTAACGGGTGCCAATACCCACACCGGCGGCACCACGCTGAATTCCGGCATGCTCGTGCTGGGCGGCGCGGATGCCATCGGCTCCACCGGCAATCTCACTCTCAAGGGCGGCACGCTCCAGTTCAGCCCGTCCAACAAGACCGACTACAGCAGCCGCATCCACATCGCGGATACCAGTGGCTCCGGCGCCAGTGTCACCCTCGATACGACCAGCCGCTCGGTGGTCTTCGCCAATCCGCTCACCATCGATGCGACCGGCACCGTCACCCTGACCAAGACCGGTATCGGCACGCTCACCCTGGAAGGCGCGAACACCTACACCGGCGCAACGACGGTCAATGCCGGCACCCTCAAGCTGAACGGTTCCCTGGCTTCTCCGATCACCGTGGCCTCCGGAGCCACCCTGACGGGCGGTGGCAGCACCACCGGCAGCCTCACGCTGTCCTCCGGCTCCAGCCTGCTGGTGGGCAACAGCCACATCACCGCAAGCGGTGTGTCCGCCGCTGCCGTGACGCTGCTCCCCGATGCCGCTTCCGTGGTGCCGGGCACGAACCTTTTCACCGTTGTCGGCTACAACGGTGCGGGCACTCCGATGGTGAGCGAGTTCTCCACCGCCGGATTCCGCAACGGTTTCATCGCGGATGATGCCGGGAATTTCGCCATCCTCTTCCAATTCGATGCGGCGGCCCGCACCTGGGGCGGCGTCACGGGCACTTGGGATCTGGGCGGCAGTGCTTCCTGGACCGGTGGTGACAATCTGTTCTTCAACGGAGACACCGCCACCTTCGGAGACATCACCGCCGACAACCTGGTGACCCTCACCGGCACCCTGGCCCCGGCAGCGGTCACCATCGCGAACAACACCACCTTCGGCTACACTTTCAGTGGCACCGGTTCGATCGCCGGAAACACCGCTCTCAGCAAGACCGGTCCGGGTCCGCTGGTCGTCTCCACCAGCAATACCTACACCGGTGGCACCACGCTCAATGGCGGCACCACCACCGCCACCGCTGCCAATGCCCTTGGTACCGGCCCGGTGACGATCACCTCCGGCACCATCGCGCTGGATGGCGGCACCCTGCCGAACACCATCAGCGGCACCGGCGACATCCTCGCCACCGGCACTTCGCAGGGTACTCTCTCCGGCAACCTGAGCGGACTGACCGGCACGGCCACCGTGTCCACCACTGCCGGCGGCAAGCTGGCCATCACCGGTGCGACCGTGGCTCCCACCACCCTGCCGGTTACCCTCTCTTCGGGAGCGACGCTTTACGCGGCGAACGGTGCCACCATCGCTGGAACCATCAGCGTGACCGGCACCGGCAATACCGAAGGCCTCGGTGCCATCCGCCTGGACACCGGAGCTACCGCCAGCGGCGCGATCACCCTCAACAACGACTCCACCATCGGTAGCAACAGCGGCACCGGCACCATCTCCGGTGCCATCGGTGAAGCCGGTGGCGCGCGCGCTCTGACGAAAGTTGGCAGCGGCACGGTCATGCTCAGCGGGGCCAATACCTTCACGGGTATCATGAACCTCTCCGGCGGCACGCTGCTGCTGGGTGCGTCGAACACGTTGGCAACGGTATCAAAACTCAACTTCACCACCACCGGCTCCACACTCGACATCGGCTCCACCAGCCCGACCTTCCCCATCCTGACCGCCAACAGCGTCGGCACTTCCAGCGTGACCCACAACGTGAAGGGAACCGGCACGCTTACCGTGAACGGCGCCTCCGACCTGCTGATCCAGAACCCGGGCAGCAGCAGCCTCGGCACCACCCTCACCATGGACATGAGCGGTCTCGCCAATCTGGTTTACAACCGTTCCTCCAACAGCGTCATCATCACCGGCACCGGCAACAACCGTCCTGTCACCGCGACGCTGGCGAACAACACGACGATCACCGCCGCGAACTTCCACATCCAGAACGACAGCTCGGGCAACAACACCGCCCACACCGCCACCGTCAATCTGGGCAACACCACCACGCTGAACGTCAACAACCTCAACCTGCTGAACAACGCCAGCTCCCGCGACAATGCGACGCTCCGTTTCCGCAGCGGCGGGGTCAATCCGACGCTGGTCATCCGCGCCGCCGATGGCACCGGCCGCGCCAACATCAAGGTCGGCGCAAGCAGCACGGTGACCAACAGCGGCGTCCAAACCGGAGCCGTCGATTTGCTCACCGGTGTCAGCGGCACCAGCAAACTCGATGCCCTCGTTGGAACGCTCAGCATCGGTGATGGCCGCAACACCTCCGCCTCCACCTACTCCTTCATCATGGGCAGTGGCACGCTCGACGCCACCGCCCTGATCGTCGGCAACAAGAACGGCGTGGCCGGCACACCGAATGCCAACTTCAGCGTCACCGGTGGCACCGTGAAGGCGACCACCGTCACTCTCGGCGTGGTCGCTTCCGGAGGCACCGGAGTGAACTCCACGCTCACGCTCAACGGCAGCTCCGTTCTAGCCGCGCAGACCATCGCCACCGGCACCGGTGCGGGCACCCGCACCTTTTCCTGGAACAGCGGCACGATCACAACGCTGGATGCCAGCACAGACCTCACCGTCAGCAGCGCGCTCAAACTCGCCGCCACCGGCAATCATGTCTTCGACATCGGCACCGGCCGCACCGGCACGGTAAGCGGCATCATCAGCGAAGCCGCCGCAGGTGGTGTGCTGACCAAGGCGGGAGCAGGTACGCTCGTCCTCTCCGGAGTGAACACTTACACCGGTGACACGCTGGTGACCGGCGGCACGCTGACGCTGTCGAATGCGTTCCTCGCCGATACCGCGGATGTGAAGCTGAGCAACGGCGCGGTGCTCAATCTGAACCACGCCGCCACCGACACCGTCGATGAACTCTACATCGATGGCGTCCAGCAGGCTCCGGGCACCTGGGGTTCCCTCACCTCCTCCGCCACCCACAAAACCGCCCGCATCACCGGCACCGGCCTCCTGCAGGTGACCACGGGTGCGAGCGCCAGCAGCTACTCCACCTGGGCCGCCACCAATGCGGGCGGACAACCGGCGGACGGCGACTTCGACAGCGACGGCGTGAAGAACGGCGTGGAATACTTCTTCGGAGCAACTCCCGGCTTCACCGCCAACCCGGCCACCGTCAACGGCACGATCACCTGGCCGAAGGACGCCACCGCCGCCGCCACTCCGATCGTCGAAACCTCCGCCGACCTGATCACCTGGACCCCTGTCACCTTCACGGACAACGGCACCTCGATCCAATACACCATCCCCACCGGTGATCCGAAGCGCTTCGTCCGCCTCCGCGTGACGGTGCCGTAA